In Nerophis ophidion isolate RoL-2023_Sa linkage group LG02, RoL_Noph_v1.0, whole genome shotgun sequence, one DNA window encodes the following:
- the pdhb gene encoding pyruvate dehydrogenase E1 component subunit beta, mitochondrial has translation MALSVKCVLRSGRNTVSLLRRQAFHRSATSAVQVTVRDALNQAMDEELERDERVFLLGEEVAQYDGAYKVSRGLWKKYGDKRIMDTPISEMGFTGIAVGAAMAGLRPICEFMTFNFSMQAIDQVINSAAKTCYMSAGLQSVPIVFRGPNGSSAGVAAQHSQCFAAWYAHCPGLKVVSPWSSEDAKGLLKAAIRDDNPVVFLENELLYGVPFEMSDESQSKDFTVPIGKAKIERQGSHVTLVSHSRYVGHCLDAAAVLAKEGVECEVINLRSIRPMDVESIETSVMKTNHLVTVEGGWPQFGVGAEICARIMEGPAFNYLDSPATRVTGVDIPMPYAKILEDNSVPQIKDVIFSVKKTLNLA, from the exons ATGGCGCTGTCCGTCAAGTGCGTTCTCCGCTCGGGAAGG AATACCGTGTCCCTCCTACGGCGGCAGGCCTTTCACAGGAGCGCAACATCCGCCGTCCAG GTGACTGTCCGCGATGCTTTGAACCAAGCCATGGACGAGGAGCTGGAGAGGGACGAGCGAGTCTTCCTGTTGGGTGAGGAGGTGGCCCAGTACGATGGCGCCTACAAG GTGAGCCGAGGTCTGTGGAAGAAGTACGGAGACAAGCGCATCATGGACACTCCAATTTCCGAG ATGGGCTTTACTGGCATCGCGGTGGGAGCGGCCATG GCCGGCCTGAGGCCCATCTGTGAGTTCATGACCTTCAACTTCTCCATGCAAGCCATCGATCAGGTCATCAACTCCGCAGCCAAGACGTGCTACATGTCCGCCGGCCTGCAGTCGGTGCCCATCGTCTTCAGGGGCCCCAACGGGTCGTCTGCCGGCGTGGCGGCTCAGCACTCGCAGTGCTTCGCTGCCTG GTACGCCCACTGTCCAGGTTTGAAGGTGGTGAGCCCTTGGAGTTCAGAAGACGCCAAAGGTCTCCTGAAGGCGGCGATCCGAGACGACAACCCAG TGGTCTTCCTGGAGAACGAGCTGTTGTACGGCGTTCCCTTTGAGATGTCCGACGAGTCCCAGTCCAAAGACTTCACCGTTCCCATCGGCAAGGCCAAGATCGAGAGACAAG GGTCTCACGTCACCTTGGTCTCTCACTCCCGCTACGTCGGCCACTGTCTGGACGCCGCCGCCGTCCTCGCCAAGGAAGGAGTTGAGTGCGAG GTGATCAACCTGCGAAGCATCCGCCCCATGGATGTGGAAAGCATCGAGACCAGCGTGATGAAGACCAACCACCTGGTGACGGTGGAAGGCGGATGGCCGCAGTTTGGCGTTGGAGCAGAGATCTGCGCCAGGATCATGGAAG GTCCAGCTTTTAACTACTTGGATTCCCCGGCCACAAGGGTGACAGGTGTGGACATTCCCATGCCGTACGCCAAAATCCTCGAGGACAACAGCGTGCCGCAGATCAAAGACGTCATCTTCTCCGTCAAAAAGACCCTGAACCTCGCCTGA